A DNA window from Aureibaculum sp. 2308TA14-22 contains the following coding sequences:
- the panC gene encoding pantoate--beta-alanine ligase, translating into MKVFYKKETLESHLNTLNKNVSVGFVPTMGALHEGHLSLIERAKSENDIVVVSIFVNPTQFDNKRDLKKYPKDLKKDINFLKNVKCDVVFSPDADEIYDRKIKAEAFDFDGLENEMEGKHRKGHFDGVGTIVKKLLEIVMPDTAYFGEKDFQQLQIVKKLVEKYHLPVKIEGCTIFRELDGLAMSSRNIRLTKNQREEAPIIYKTLNRAKEKFKTESINMVTNWVKNQFKNNTILDLEYFEIANETTLKSAKHKRKGNNYRAFIAVFVGEIRLIDNMAL; encoded by the coding sequence ATGAAGGTTTTTTATAAAAAAGAAACACTTGAGTCACATTTAAATACGCTAAACAAGAATGTTTCTGTTGGATTTGTACCTACTATGGGTGCTTTACACGAAGGGCACTTATCTTTAATTGAAAGGGCTAAATCAGAAAATGATATCGTTGTGGTAAGTATTTTCGTTAATCCAACACAGTTTGACAATAAAAGAGATTTGAAAAAATATCCTAAAGACTTAAAAAAAGATATTAATTTTTTAAAAAATGTGAAATGTGATGTAGTGTTTTCACCAGATGCCGATGAGATATACGATAGGAAAATTAAGGCAGAAGCGTTTGATTTTGATGGATTGGAAAATGAAATGGAAGGTAAGCACAGAAAAGGCCATTTTGATGGTGTTGGTACCATCGTTAAAAAATTACTTGAAATTGTGATGCCCGATACTGCATATTTTGGCGAAAAGGACTTTCAACAACTACAAATAGTAAAAAAATTAGTAGAAAAATATCACTTGCCCGTCAAAATTGAAGGTTGTACTATTTTTAGGGAACTAGACGGTCTGGCTATGAGCTCTAGAAATATTCGATTAACAAAAAACCAAAGAGAAGAAGCTCCTATTATCTACAAAACGTTAAACAGAGCAAAAGAAAAATTTAAGACCGAATCTATTAATATGGTTACAAATTGGGTTAAAAACCAATTTAAAAACAATACTATTCTAGACTTAGAATATTTTGAAATTGCTAATGAAACGACTTTAAAATCTGCAAAGCACAAGAGGAAGGGCAATAATTACAGAGCATTTATTGCTGTTTTTGTAGGTGAGATTAGATTAATTGATAATATGGCTTTATAA
- a CDS encoding DUF4270 domain-containing protein: MTTKIVNNIKYIIIFSIVLMGVIACEKDFQNVGVGLVDNNLFTPKQATFEVVAYNHNVSNSEIANANPHLLGVTKDEKFGLIKASVISQLGLGTIKFTENMSIDAVVLDIPYYATKLEDNSDNTPNYELDSILGNQNIEFNLTVYENGTYLNSLDPLDPTQKRKYYSDETFIKKAQLYSGQFKPNKNDTVFYVDRRFLDGNPSTVDDRDTIKTETVTPSIKIPLDTTFFRTNFIDQQNSGAFDSNDNFINYFRGLIIEANGTDGSLMALQMSNAKMTFYYSNIVLTDETSTTGDLNGDGDTNDTDVPVKTKQTAAFNFSGLKTGTYFRDYAEASSDINTKLTSPDTDNGEDKLYIQGAAGSIALIDLFKGIDQTQLEEIRDENWLINDAKLTLFVENPLDTIIPQKLFLYNYEDNTQILDAMTEAPLREFDGVLRRDDDNKPLKYEFIITDYISEVLKSDDHLSLKKLAIKVAHFNDPPTAENDTIIKDYSWDARGVIVKGNKLLNANDPERLKLEIFYTVTNTN; the protein is encoded by the coding sequence ATGACTACAAAAATTGTGAACAACATTAAATATATAATTATATTTTCTATTGTATTAATGGGCGTAATAGCTTGCGAAAAAGATTTTCAAAATGTAGGTGTTGGTTTAGTAGATAACAATTTATTCACTCCGAAACAGGCTACTTTTGAGGTGGTTGCATATAATCACAATGTTTCTAATTCTGAGATTGCTAATGCTAATCCACATTTATTGGGAGTTACAAAAGATGAAAAATTTGGGCTTATAAAAGCATCAGTTATAAGTCAGTTGGGTTTAGGTACTATAAAATTTACAGAAAACATGTCTATTGATGCCGTGGTTTTAGACATACCCTATTATGCAACAAAATTAGAAGACAATAGTGATAATACACCTAACTATGAATTAGATTCTATTCTAGGTAATCAAAACATTGAGTTTAACTTAACGGTTTATGAAAATGGAACCTATCTAAACAGTTTAGATCCACTAGATCCAACGCAGAAGAGAAAATATTATTCTGATGAAACGTTTATTAAAAAGGCACAACTATATTCAGGTCAGTTTAAACCAAATAAAAATGATACTGTTTTTTACGTGGACAGAAGGTTTTTAGACGGAAACCCTTCAACTGTTGACGATAGAGATACCATAAAGACAGAAACAGTAACACCATCAATAAAAATACCTTTAGATACTACTTTTTTTAGGACAAACTTTATAGATCAACAAAACTCTGGTGCATTTGATTCTAATGATAATTTTATAAACTATTTCAGAGGTTTAATTATTGAGGCAAATGGTACAGATGGTTCTTTAATGGCGTTGCAAATGTCTAATGCCAAAATGACTTTTTATTATAGTAATATTGTTTTAACAGATGAGACTTCAACTACAGGTGACCTAAATGGCGACGGAGACACAAATGATACGGATGTACCCGTAAAAACGAAACAAACGGCTGCTTTTAATTTTAGCGGTCTAAAAACGGGAACATATTTTAGAGATTATGCTGAAGCAAGTAGTGATATTAATACTAAATTAACAAGTCCTGATACCGATAATGGCGAGGATAAGTTATACATACAAGGTGCAGCAGGTTCAATAGCACTAATAGATTTGTTTAAAGGAATTGACCAAACACAATTAGAAGAAATTAGGGATGAAAATTGGTTGATTAACGATGCCAAATTGACTTTATTTGTTGAAAATCCTTTAGACACCATTATTCCGCAAAAACTCTTTTTATATAATTATGAAGACAATACGCAAATTCTTGACGCTATGACCGAAGCACCATTAAGAGAATTTGATGGAGTACTAAGAAGAGACGATGACAATAAACCATTAAAATATGAGTTTATTATTACGGATTATATTTCAGAAGTTTTAAAATCGGATGATCATTTAAGTCTAAAAAAATTGGCAATCAAGGTTGCTCATTTTAACGATCCTCCTACTGCAGAAAACGATACTATTATTAAAGATTATAGTTGGGATGCTAGGGGTGTAATTGTAAAGGGGAACAAACTGTTAAATGCTAATGATCCAGAACGATTAAAACTTGAAATATTTTACACAGTTACTAATACTAATTAA
- a CDS encoding ribose-phosphate pyrophosphokinase, which translates to MKQKIPKPKLFACSQSVELAKEIAQAYGCELGKSKKNVFSDGEFQVSFEESIRGRRIFIIGSTFPNSDNLMEMLLMIDAAKRASARHITAVIPYFGWARQDRKDQPRVPIAAKLVAKLLEAAGATRLITMDLHADQIQGFFEKPVDHLFASTIFLPAIKELNLDNITVASPDMGGSKRAYAYSKFLKSEVVICYKQRKKANVISHMELIGNVEGRNVILVDDMIDTAGTLTKAADLMMEKGAKSVRAICTHPVLSGEAYQRIENSKLEELLITNTIPLKKHIDKIKVVSCAPLFADVMHKVQSNKSISGQFLM; encoded by the coding sequence ATGAAACAAAAAATACCTAAACCTAAACTTTTTGCCTGTTCTCAATCCGTTGAGTTAGCCAAAGAAATTGCTCAAGCCTATGGGTGTGAGCTTGGTAAATCTAAGAAAAATGTTTTTAGTGATGGGGAGTTTCAAGTTTCTTTTGAAGAGTCTATCAGAGGGCGTCGTATTTTTATCATCGGTTCTACTTTCCCAAATTCTGATAACTTGATGGAAATGTTATTAATGATTGATGCTGCCAAAAGAGCTTCAGCAAGGCACATAACTGCTGTTATTCCTTATTTTGGTTGGGCAAGACAAGATAGAAAAGACCAGCCTAGAGTTCCTATAGCTGCTAAATTAGTAGCTAAATTGTTAGAAGCTGCCGGTGCCACCCGTTTGATTACGATGGATTTGCATGCTGACCAAATTCAAGGTTTTTTCGAAAAGCCTGTTGACCATTTGTTTGCTTCTACTATATTTTTGCCAGCTATTAAAGAATTGAATTTAGACAATATTACAGTAGCTTCACCAGACATGGGTGGATCTAAAAGAGCCTATGCCTATTCCAAGTTTTTAAAGAGCGAAGTGGTAATCTGTTACAAACAACGTAAAAAAGCCAATGTAATTTCACACATGGAGCTGATTGGTAATGTTGAAGGTAGAAATGTTATTCTAGTTGATGATATGATTGATACCGCAGGAACACTAACAAAAGCAGCCGATTTAATGATGGAAAAAGGAGCTAAAAGTGTACGTGCTATATGTACTCACCCCGTTTTATCAGGAGAGGCTTATCAGCGTATTGAGAATTCAAAACTAGAAGAACTTTTAATCACAAATACAATACCGCTAAAAAAACATATTGATAAGATAAAAGTAGTATCTTGTGCCCCTTTATTTGCTGATGTAATGCACAAAGTTCAGAGTAATAAATCCATCAGCGGACAGTTTTTAATGTAA
- the panD gene encoding aspartate 1-decarboxylase codes for MKIVALKSKIHRVTVTGADLNYIGSITIDENLMDAANMIQGEKVQIVNVNNGERIETYIIKGERGKGEIVLNGPAARRVAKGDIVIIIAYGIMDFEDAKTFEPIVIFPDEKTNTLLS; via the coding sequence GTGAAAATAGTAGCATTAAAATCAAAAATACATCGAGTTACCGTAACTGGAGCTGATCTTAATTATATAGGTAGCATAACCATTGATGAAAATTTAATGGATGCCGCTAATATGATTCAAGGAGAAAAAGTTCAAATCGTTAACGTTAATAATGGCGAAAGAATCGAAACTTACATTATTAAAGGGGAAAGAGGTAAAGGTGAAATAGTATTAAACGGACCTGCAGCCAGAAGAGTTGCCAAAGGAGATATTGTTATAATAATAGCTTATGGAATTATGGATTTTGAAGACGCAAAAACTTTTGAACCCATAGTTATATTTCCTGACGAAAAAACCAATACTTTATTAAGTTAA
- a CDS encoding N-acyl-D-amino-acid deacylase family protein: MKILPSNFSGTKLSFLSLFFVIMFTVSCTKNNSEHYQIVLKNGNVNVGDGTPSKIMDIGINADTIAFIGNIDPKNADSVIDVSGLIVAPGFIDMHAHLDPIFKHPDAKSALTQGITTSLGGPDGGGFWPFGSRLDSIAELPLGMNVAYLVGHNQIRKAVMQMDNREPTVEELSKMKTMVSQAMNDGAFGISTGLKYLPGAFSKVDEVIEMSKSASEKGGIYTSHLREEGLGLLEGVSEAIQIGEKANIPIILTHHKAIGKPVWGFSKKTLKMVDSARALGIDVMIDQYPYNASYTSISVLIPAWARAGGQKEFIKRTENKKLKDSILAGIEFNILNDRGGGDLNRVQLAKTPWDETLSGKTLKFWAERENLEPNAKNGALLVLKAQLTGGGTAIYHAMDEKDIQRIMQHPQTMIGSDGRLTYTDDEGWPHPRWYGTFPRVLGHYVRELNVLDLPTAIKKMTSMPADRLGLSKRGRLKVGNYADITIFDSETVIDKSIYTDPHHYSEGIKYVFVNGVLTINDAMLTENRGGKVLRGMGYKK; encoded by the coding sequence ATGAAAATACTACCTTCTAATTTTTCCGGTACAAAACTCTCCTTTTTAAGCTTGTTTTTTGTTATAATGTTCACCGTATCTTGTACTAAAAATAATTCTGAACATTATCAAATTGTCCTAAAGAACGGTAACGTAAATGTTGGAGACGGAACACCTTCTAAGATTATGGATATAGGCATCAATGCGGACACCATCGCTTTTATCGGCAACATAGACCCTAAAAATGCCGATTCCGTTATTGATGTCTCTGGATTGATTGTTGCTCCCGGATTTATCGATATGCACGCCCATTTAGACCCTATTTTTAAACACCCTGATGCTAAAAGTGCCCTTACACAAGGTATCACAACTTCTTTGGGTGGTCCAGACGGTGGTGGCTTTTGGCCATTTGGGAGCCGCTTAGATTCCATTGCAGAGTTACCTTTGGGTATGAATGTTGCCTACTTGGTTGGCCATAACCAGATACGAAAAGCGGTAATGCAAATGGACAACAGAGAGCCAACCGTTGAAGAACTATCAAAAATGAAAACAATGGTATCTCAAGCCATGAACGATGGTGCTTTTGGAATTTCAACGGGATTAAAATACCTGCCCGGAGCATTTTCAAAAGTTGATGAGGTTATTGAGATGTCCAAATCGGCATCCGAAAAGGGAGGCATTTATACTTCGCATTTGCGTGAAGAAGGGCTGGGATTGTTGGAAGGCGTATCCGAAGCTATTCAAATTGGCGAAAAAGCGAACATCCCAATAATTTTAACACATCATAAAGCCATAGGAAAACCCGTTTGGGGCTTTAGCAAAAAAACCTTAAAAATGGTAGATTCCGCCAGAGCATTGGGCATTGACGTAATGATAGATCAATATCCGTACAACGCCAGTTATACGTCCATTTCGGTATTGATTCCCGCTTGGGCCAGGGCGGGAGGTCAAAAAGAATTCATTAAAAGAACCGAAAACAAGAAGCTGAAAGACAGCATTTTGGCGGGAATAGAATTCAATATTCTGAACGACAGAGGTGGAGGCGATTTAAACAGAGTTCAATTGGCAAAAACCCCATGGGACGAAACCCTTTCAGGAAAAACACTAAAATTCTGGGCAGAACGCGAAAATCTAGAACCCAATGCCAAAAACGGAGCATTATTGGTGCTGAAAGCTCAATTAACAGGTGGCGGAACGGCTATTTATCATGCTATGGACGAAAAAGACATTCAACGTATTATGCAGCACCCGCAAACTATGATCGGCTCCGATGGCCGATTAACCTATACCGATGATGAAGGTTGGCCGCACCCACGTTGGTACGGTACTTTTCCTAGGGTTTTGGGACATTATGTACGCGAATTAAATGTGTTGGACTTACCAACCGCCATCAAAAAAATGACTTCCATGCCTGCCGATAGACTCGGATTATCCAAAAGAGGAAGACTAAAAGTCGGTAATTATGCTGACATTACTATTTTTGATTCTGAAACTGTTATTGATAAGTCTATTTATACTGATCCGCATCATTATTCCGAAGGGATAAAATATGTATTTGTTAATGGAGTATTGACAATTAACGACGCCATGCTTACAGAAAATAGAGGTGGTAAGGTATTAAGGGGAATGGGTTATAAAAAATGA
- the glmS gene encoding glutamine--fructose-6-phosphate transaminase (isomerizing) codes for MCGITGYIGYRDAYPIIINGLQRLEYRGYDSAGLVLYDGNQINLAKTKGKVSDLIEKVTSKEGQLGIGHTRWATHGVPNDVNSHPHTSKSGNLVIVHNGIIENYDTIKKELINRGYSFHSDTDTEVLVNLIEEVQQTNDVMLGKAVQIALNEVVGAYAIAVFDKRKPNEIVVARLGSPIAIGVGKDKEEFFIASDASPFIEYTKDAIYLDDEEMAIIRVGKDVKIRKIHDDSLVDADVQELQMNLEQIEKGGYEHFMLKEIYEQPRAITDTYRGRLLREEAIIKMAGVEDNMKKFLNANRIIIVACGTSWHAGLVAEYIFEEFARIPVEVEYASEFRYRNPVISEKDVLIAISQSGETADTLAAIKLAKEKGAFVFGVCNVVGSSIARETHAGAYTHAGPEIGVASTKAFTTQITVLTLIALRLARAKGTMSSSDFRLYLQELELIPDKVERLLQVDDYVKEIAKEYLLSTNCLYLGRGYNFPVALEGALKLKEISYIHAEGYPAAEMKHGPIALIDDRMPVIVIATSKGHYEKVVSNIQEIKSRSGKIIAVVTEGDTTVKEIADHVIEIPDSEEAFSPLLTTIPLQLLSYHIAVMRNCNVDQPRNLAKSVTVE; via the coding sequence ATGTGTGGAATTACTGGTTATATAGGGTACAGAGATGCTTATCCTATTATCATTAATGGTTTACAACGTTTGGAATATAGAGGTTACGATAGTGCAGGACTTGTACTCTATGACGGTAATCAGATAAATTTGGCAAAAACCAAAGGTAAAGTTAGTGACCTAATTGAAAAAGTTACTTCTAAAGAAGGTCAATTAGGCATTGGGCATACACGTTGGGCGACCCATGGTGTACCTAATGATGTAAACTCTCACCCTCACACTTCTAAATCAGGCAATTTAGTTATTGTACATAATGGAATAATAGAAAACTATGACACTATTAAAAAAGAGTTAATTAACAGAGGTTACTCTTTTCATAGTGATACTGATACCGAAGTGTTGGTTAATCTAATTGAAGAAGTACAGCAAACAAACGACGTAATGCTCGGTAAAGCAGTGCAAATTGCTTTAAATGAAGTGGTTGGAGCTTATGCCATTGCCGTTTTTGATAAAAGAAAACCAAATGAAATTGTTGTAGCCCGTTTAGGTAGCCCAATAGCTATTGGTGTTGGAAAGGATAAAGAAGAATTTTTTATTGCTTCAGATGCATCACCTTTTATAGAATATACTAAAGATGCTATTTATTTGGATGATGAAGAAATGGCGATTATAAGAGTAGGCAAGGATGTAAAAATTAGAAAAATACATGATGATTCTTTAGTAGATGCGGATGTTCAAGAATTACAAATGAATCTTGAGCAAATAGAAAAAGGTGGCTATGAGCATTTTATGTTAAAAGAAATTTATGAACAACCTAGAGCAATAACAGATACCTATAGAGGACGTTTATTAAGAGAAGAAGCTATTATTAAAATGGCTGGTGTAGAAGATAATATGAAAAAGTTCTTAAATGCTAATCGTATTATTATAGTAGCTTGTGGAACATCTTGGCATGCAGGTTTGGTAGCCGAGTATATTTTTGAAGAATTTGCTAGAATTCCTGTTGAGGTAGAGTACGCATCGGAATTCAGATATAGAAATCCGGTAATATCTGAAAAAGATGTATTGATAGCCATTTCACAATCTGGTGAAACAGCTGATACGTTGGCGGCAATTAAACTGGCTAAAGAAAAAGGAGCTTTTGTCTTTGGTGTTTGTAATGTTGTGGGATCTTCAATTGCTAGAGAAACTCATGCTGGTGCTTATACTCATGCAGGTCCAGAAATTGGAGTTGCTTCAACGAAAGCATTTACCACACAAATTACAGTATTGACCTTAATTGCCTTGCGATTGGCAAGAGCAAAAGGAACCATGTCTAGCTCAGATTTTAGACTGTATTTACAAGAGCTGGAATTGATTCCAGATAAAGTAGAACGATTATTACAGGTAGATGACTATGTAAAAGAAATAGCCAAAGAATATTTACTATCTACTAACTGTTTATATTTAGGTAGAGGTTACAACTTTCCAGTTGCCTTAGAAGGAGCATTAAAATTAAAAGAAATCTCTTACATACATGCAGAAGGTTACCCTGCGGCAGAGATGAAACACGGACCTATTGCTTTGATTGACGATAGAATGCCCGTAATTGTAATTGCTACGAGCAAAGGACACTACGAAAAAGTTGTAAGTAACATTCAAGAAATAAAATCCCGTAGTGGTAAAATTATTGCTGTGGTTACTGAAGGTGATACTACGGTAAAAGAAATTGCAGATCATGTGATTGAAATACCAGATTCTGAAGAAGCATTTTCGCCATTATTGACTACAATCCCGTTACAATTGTTATCATATCATATTGCGGTAATGCGTAATTGTAATGTAGATCAACCACGGAATTTAGCGAAGTCGGTTACGGTGGAATAA
- the pth gene encoding aminoacyl-tRNA hydrolase, giving the protein MKKFLIVGLGNIGSEYDNTRHNIGFKILDELAAKEDISFESKKLGAVTQFRFKGRTFILLKPSTFMNLTGKAVKYWMTKEKIALENVLVICDDLNISFGTIRLKGKGSAGGHNGLKDINAQLNTQNYPRFRFGVGAEFSKGRQVDYVLGKWNAEEEAKLLERLDKSCQLIKSFGTAGLNNTMSDFNGK; this is encoded by the coding sequence ATGAAAAAATTCTTAATTGTTGGACTAGGCAATATTGGTTCAGAATACGATAATACACGTCATAATATTGGTTTTAAAATTCTAGACGAACTAGCGGCAAAGGAAGATATAAGCTTTGAAAGCAAAAAATTAGGAGCTGTAACTCAATTCAGGTTCAAAGGCAGAACATTTATTTTGTTGAAACCTTCAACTTTTATGAATTTAACTGGCAAAGCAGTAAAATACTGGATGACCAAAGAAAAAATTGCCTTGGAAAATGTACTAGTTATTTGTGATGATTTAAATATTTCTTTCGGTACGATTCGATTAAAAGGCAAAGGGAGTGCCGGAGGTCATAACGGGTTAAAAGACATCAATGCTCAATTAAATACCCAAAATTATCCACGGTTTCGATTTGGTGTAGGTGCTGAGTTTAGTAAAGGAAGACAAGTAGATTATGTGCTGGGCAAATGGAACGCCGAAGAGGAAGCTAAGCTACTCGAAAGACTGGATAAATCTTGCCAGCTTATAAAATCTTTTGGTACGGCTGGTTTGAATAACACGATGAGTGATTTTAATGGTAAGTAA
- a CDS encoding 50S ribosomal protein L25/general stress protein Ctc codes for MKSITIKGSKRESVGKVATKALRNAGKVPCVLYGGEKPVHFSAEELAFRHLVYTPNVYTATIELEGGEKLNAIVQDIQFHPVTDRILHIDFYQLFDDKAVSLNIPVKLEGNAPGVINGGVLRFPNRRLRVRAIPANLPDFINIDISTLKIGDKVFVESVMSEDFEILHPEDMVVVQVRTARAAIVDEVEDEEGEEGEEGTTAEGETAEGGEAAAPAAEGEAKE; via the coding sequence ATGAAATCGATTACAATCAAAGGATCCAAAAGAGAAAGCGTGGGCAAGGTAGCAACCAAAGCCTTACGTAATGCTGGAAAGGTGCCTTGCGTATTATACGGAGGAGAAAAACCTGTTCACTTTTCAGCAGAAGAATTAGCGTTCAGACACTTGGTTTACACTCCAAATGTATATACTGCAACGATTGAATTAGAAGGTGGTGAAAAATTGAACGCTATTGTTCAAGATATTCAATTCCATCCTGTTACAGATAGAATTTTACATATTGATTTTTATCAATTATTTGATGATAAGGCAGTATCATTAAACATTCCTGTAAAATTAGAAGGTAACGCTCCTGGTGTTATTAATGGTGGTGTATTGCGTTTCCCTAATCGTAGATTAAGAGTAAGGGCAATTCCTGCTAACTTACCTGATTTTATAAATATTGATATTTCTACACTTAAAATTGGAGATAAGGTATTTGTTGAATCTGTAATGAGTGAGGATTTTGAAATTTTACATCCAGAAGACATGGTAGTTGTGCAAGTTAGAACTGCAAGAGCTGCTATTGTTGATGAGGTTGAAGATGAAGAAGGTGAAGAAGGCGAAGAAGGAACAACTGCTGAAGGTGAAACTGCCGAAGGCGGAGAGGCTGCTGCACCTGCTGCTGAAGGAGAAGCTAAAGAATAG
- a CDS encoding glycogen/starch synthase encodes MKDKRILYVSSEVIPYLPETDTASTSFELARLMHGKGAQIRIFMPRFGVINERRHQLHEVIRLSGMNLIINDMDMPLIIKVASIPKERMQVYFIDNDEYFKRKAVYSDEDGKLFEDNDERAIFFAKGVIETVKKLNWTPDIIHVHGWMASLLPLYLREYYKNDPLYSNSKIVTSVYDGGYKDTIGDKLIDKIRFDGINDEKLQSISTTTHNNLVKIAIENSDAVIKGSENIPEEITEFINQKNIPLLEHQSGDELTDIYSNFYLTEVL; translated from the coding sequence ATGAAAGATAAGAGAATATTGTATGTATCTTCAGAGGTAATACCTTATTTGCCAGAAACGGATACAGCAAGCACTTCCTTTGAGTTGGCAAGATTAATGCATGGAAAAGGAGCACAAATTAGAATTTTTATGCCTAGGTTTGGTGTTATTAACGAACGAAGACATCAATTACATGAAGTAATACGATTATCAGGTATGAATCTGATTATCAATGATATGGATATGCCACTAATAATTAAAGTAGCATCAATCCCAAAAGAAAGAATGCAAGTATATTTTATTGATAATGATGAGTATTTTAAACGTAAAGCTGTTTATTCTGACGAAGATGGAAAGTTGTTTGAAGATAATGACGAAAGAGCCATATTTTTTGCAAAGGGAGTAATTGAGACTGTAAAAAAATTAAACTGGACACCGGATATCATTCATGTGCACGGGTGGATGGCTTCTTTGTTACCCTTGTATTTAAGAGAGTACTACAAAAACGACCCATTGTACAGCAACAGTAAAATAGTTACTTCTGTTTATGATGGTGGCTATAAAGATACTATCGGAGATAAATTGATTGATAAAATTAGATTTGATGGTATAAATGACGAAAAATTGCAATCCATTTCTACAACTACACATAATAACCTTGTAAAAATTGCCATTGAAAACTCCGATGCTGTTATTAAAGGGAGCGAAAACATTCCTGAAGAAATAACTGAGTTTATAAATCAAAAAAACATTCCTCTGCTAGAACATCAGTCTGGCGACGAATTAACGGACATTTACTCCAACTTTTACCTTACCGAAGTTTTATAA